Proteins from a single region of Parabacteroides sp. FAFU027:
- a CDS encoding type IX secretion system membrane protein PorP/SprF encodes MKRAILIVVWIFITGTAYCQQDPMFTHTVENMLSLNPAYAGSRDALTATLVYRSQWVGFKGAPVTEVASVHSPIPDQRHNFGLTFMKDKIEPSHNSSMFVDYAYRFNVTEFSTLAFGLKLGFNSLSSNLNELSLDESLDEAFMGKLNNEFKPNVGFGAYYSRDRFYAGFAIPKLFESNYVYHGENVLSSVFKERRHYYLMTGGIYTLSEDFEFKPSTLIKVTPGAPIQMDLTAGLIITEYLTIGTMYRTGDGFGAMAGLDVARKFFISYSYDWSLSNKTSRYNNGSHEILMRYDFKLPGRYRYHAPVYF; translated from the coding sequence ATGAAACGAGCTATTTTAATAGTTGTCTGGATATTTATCACCGGAACGGCATACTGCCAACAGGATCCGATGTTTACTCACACAGTGGAGAACATGCTGAGTCTCAATCCTGCGTATGCCGGTAGCCGCGATGCTTTGACTGCTACCCTGGTTTACCGTTCTCAATGGGTCGGTTTTAAGGGAGCTCCGGTCACGGAGGTGGCGAGTGTGCATTCGCCAATTCCCGATCAGCGGCATAACTTTGGCCTTACCTTTATGAAAGATAAGATTGAACCTTCACACAATTCTTCCATGTTTGTCGATTATGCCTATCGCTTCAATGTGACAGAATTCAGTACGCTGGCTTTCGGTTTGAAGCTGGGATTTAATTCCCTGAGTAGTAATCTGAATGAGTTGTCACTGGATGAGAGCCTCGATGAAGCTTTTATGGGGAAATTAAATAACGAATTCAAGCCCAATGTCGGCTTTGGAGCATATTATTCAAGGGATCGGTTTTATGCTGGATTTGCCATACCGAAGTTGTTTGAAAGTAATTATGTCTATCACGGTGAGAATGTACTATCGAGTGTTTTCAAAGAACGCCGCCACTACTATCTCATGACCGGTGGAATTTACACTTTGTCAGAAGATTTTGAATTTAAACCCTCTACGCTTATCAAGGTAACTCCCGGGGCGCCTATCCAGATGGATCTTACAGCCGGATTGATCATTACTGAATATCTGACCATCGGTACGATGTACCGTACGGGAGATGGTTTTGGTGCAATGGCCGGTCTCGACGTGGCCAGGAAATTTTTTATCAGTTATTCGTATGATTGGTCTTTATCGAATAAAACATCGCGGTACAACAACGGCAGTCACGAAATACTGATGCGGTATGACTTCAAATTGCCCGGTAGATACCGTTATCACGCACCTGTCTATTTCTGA